One genomic segment of Helianthus annuus cultivar XRQ/B chromosome 14, HanXRQr2.0-SUNRISE, whole genome shotgun sequence includes these proteins:
- the LOC110892185 gene encoding transcription factor SRM1 codes for MDNQKNKPVDSTWTNHDRSLFLHAVANGPDDIAGRWEEMANAIPGKTPEEVKAYYEAVEHDLLEIEAGRVELPNYNDDIGDEFVVTVKKEDEAVGNLDSEMGNGTKRVEKERKKATPWTEEEHRRFLQGLKVYGKGDWRSISRIMVVTRTATQVASHAQKYFLRQASLKEDNNKDENKKKKKRRRCSIHDITTADVPVVVDTQPSSSTPPTSSLNGSQGRGVPTPTPTPSSPHEGQFNGIGSQGRG; via the exons ATGGACAACCAGAAAAACAAACCCGTTGATTCAACGTGGACTAATCACGACCGTTCGTTGTTTCTACATGCAGTCGCCAACGGCCCGGATGATATCGCCGGAAGATGGGAGGAGATGGCCAATGCGATTCCGGGCAAGACTCCGGAGGAGGTGAAAGCGTACTACGAGGCGGTGGAACACGATTTACTTGAAATTGAAGCCGGTCGGGTTGAGTTACCGAATTATAATGATGATATTGGTGATGAGTTTGTTGTTACCgtgaaaaaagaagatgaagcgGTTGGGAATTTGGATTCGGAGATGGGGAATGGAACGAAACGTGTGGAAAAAGAGAGGAAGAAAGCGACTCCATGGACCGAAGAAGAACACAG GAGATTCCTGCAGGGGCTTAAGGTTTATGGAAAGGGGGACTGGCGCAGCATTTCGAGAATCATGGTGGTTACGAGGACGGCTACACAAGTTGCTAGCCATGCTCAAAAGTATTTCCTCAGGCAGGCGTCACTCAAGGAAGATAATAACAAGGATGAAaataaaaagaagaagaagaggagaaGGTGTAGTATTCATGATATCACCACCGCGGATGTACCCGTGGTGGTGGACACACAGCCGAGTTCATCGACACCACCAACCTCTAGTTTGAATGGTAGTCAAGGAAGAGGAGtgccaacaccaacaccaacaccatcATCACCCCATGAGGGACAATTCAATGGCATTGGCAGCCAAGGAAGAGGATAA